The genomic stretch GAGGACATCGATGACCTTGATCCCCGTCTCGAAGATTTCCGATTTCGTGGAGCGCTGGGTCAAGGGCGGGGGCGTCCGGTGGACAGACCTCCACTCCACATCGGTCAAGGCCGCCTCGCGATCGATGGTATTGCCGAACACATCGAACATACGGGAACGAATCCCCTTCCCCACGGGTGCCTTCAGCGGGCCGCCCGTATCCTCCACCTCCATCCCCCGGGCGAGGCCCTGCGTCGGCGTCAGCGCGATACCGCGCACACAATGGGCATCCCGCTGGGAAAGCACCTCGATGACGATCCCCCCAGCGTCCCCGGCACGCAACACCGAATGGATGGGAGGAAGGCGCCTCTCGAACCGGACGTCGACGACGCTGCCTCTCACCGAGACAACAACGCCGAAGTTCGCCCGAACGCCCTGGCTTTTCATGACAAACTCTTCTCCCACTTCCAATTCCGGATCTCCGGCATGTCCTGCCCGTGCTTGTCGATGTACTGCTTGTGCTCCGCCAGCTTTTCCTTGAGGTGCCGTTTCAGGCAGAGGCCATTCTCTCCCGTTTGGGGCAGGCGGTCGATGGCATCCATGGCGAGGTGGAAGCGGTCGAGGTCGTTGAGCACCGTCATGTCGAACGGCGTCGTGATCGTCCCCTCCTCCTTGTAACCCCTCACGTGGAGGTTCCGGTGATTGGCACGCCGATAGGTCAGCCGATGGATGAGCCAGGGATAGGCGTGGAAGGCGAAGATGATCGGCTTGTCCTTGGTGAAGAGTTCGTCGAAATCGATCTCGCCGAGCCCGTGGGGATGCTCCGATTGCGGCTGCAACCGCATGAGGTCGACCACGTTGATCACACGGATCTTCAGCTCGGGCAGATGTTCCCGCAGGATCGAGACCGCCGCGAGGGTTTCCAGCGTCGGCACATCGCCGCAACAGGCCATGACCACGTCGGGCTCCAGGCCCTGGTCGTTGCTGGCCCACTGCCAGATACCGATGCCCGAGGTGCAATGGTTGACGGCCGCCTCCATCGTGAGCCATTGCGGCGCCGGATGCTTTCCCGCGATCACGACGTTGACGTAATGACGGCTACGCAGGCAATGGTCGATCACCGAGAGCAGGCAATTGGCGTCGGGCGGCAAGTAGACCCGGACGATCTCGGCTTTCTTGTTGATGACGTGATCGATGAACCCCGGATCCTGATGGGTGAATCCGTTGTGATCCTGCCTCCATACATGAGAAGCCAGCAGGTAATTCAGGGAAGCGATCTTCCGCCGCCACGGCAGGTGCGAGGTGATCTTCAGCCACTTGGCATGCTGGTTGAACATCGAGTCGATGATGTGGATAAATGCCTCGTAGCAGTTGAAGAGGCCGTGTCGTCCGGTAAGGAGGTAACCCTCGAGCCAACCCTCGCATTGATGCTCGCTGAGCATCTCCATCACCCGCCCCTCGGGTGCGAGAAATTCGTCGCCCGGAACCACAGCCGCGTCCCACTGCCGCTTGCCGGTTTCAAAGAGCGCCTCCAAGCCGTTTGAAAGCGTCTCATCGGGCCCGAAGACCCGGAAATTCCGTTGCTCGACGTTCAGGTTCGCCACGTCGCGCAGAAAGGGGCCGAGGACGTGGGTGTCACCGATGCCCGGGATTCCGGGATGGGGAACGGCGACTGCATAGTCCCGGAAATCGGGCATCCTCAGGTCCCTGAGCAGCATGCCCCCGTTGGCATGGGGATTCGATCCCATCCGACGTTCGCCCTGAGGTGCCAGCTCCTCCAGCTCCGGCTTCAGGCGGCCTTGGAGATCGAAGAGTTCCTCCGGCCGGTAACTCCGCAGCCATTCTTCAAGAAGCTTCAGGTGCTCGGGATGGGTCGCCGGATCGGAAAGCGGTACTTGGTGAGCACGGAAGGTTCCCTCGACTTGCAGACCGTCGACTTTTTTCGGTCCCGTCCAACCCTTGGGCGAATTGAGAATGATCATCGGCCAGCGGGGCCGGGCGAAGCTTTTGGAAAGCCGGGCGTCCTTCTGAATGCGTTGTATCTCCTCCATGGCTAGATCGAGAGTCGCCGCCATCGCTTCGTGCATCGGCCCCGGTTCCGACCCCTCGACGAAATAGGGCGTCCACCCGTAGCCGCGGAACAACTGCTCCAGCTCCTCCCGGGTGATCCGGGCCAGTAGCGTCGGATTGGAAATCTTGTAGCCGTTGAGATGGAGGATCGGCAGCACGGCCCCGTCAGTGATCGGATCCAGAAACTTGTTTGAGTGCCAGGCCGTGGCCAGAGGCCCGGTCTCCGCCTCGCCGTCGCCGACGACACAGGCGACGACCAGATCGGGATTGTCGAAGACCGCTCCGAACGAGTGGCTGAGCGAATAACCCAGCTCTCCCCCCTCGTGGATCGAACCCGGGCACTCGGGCGAGGCATGGCTCGGAATGCCCCCGGGGAACGAGAATTGGCGGAAAAGCCTACGCAAGCCCTCCTCGTCCTGACTGATGTCGGGATAGACCTCGCTGTAGGTCCCCTCCAGATAGGTGTTCCCCACGACAGCCGGACCTCCGTGTCCGGGGCCCGAGACGTAGATCATGTTGAGGTCATATTTTTTGATGACTCGGTTTAGATGGGCATAGATGAAGTTCTGCCCGGGAGTCGTCCCCCAATGTCCTAGAAGCATCCGCTTCACGTCCGGCAAGATCAGGGGACGCTTCAGGAGCGGATTATCGTAAAGGTAGATCTGGCCGACCGAGAGGTAGTTGGCCGCGCGCCAGTAGGCGTCGATTTTCCGAAGCAAGTCGGGGGAGAGTGTGGGGGGATTCATAATTCAATCTTTTCGCGATGAGCCAAGCCCCAGAAGACAGGCGACCGACCGCGCGATCATGATCTGTTCATCGGTCGGGATGACGCGCACCTGGACGCAACTCTTGTTCTTGGAAATCAGCGGTGCGTTCGTCGCATTGCGCCGAGGTTTGAGTTCAATACCAAGAAAGTCTAGGCCATCGCAGATCCGCTCCCGGATCACCGGCGCGTTCTCTCCGATCCCCCCTGTGAAGACGAGGGCATCGACGCCACCCAGCGCGGCAGCAAAGGAGCCGATCCACTTTTTGGCCTGGTAGCAAAACAGGGCGATCGCCTCCGCTGCACGCACGTCGGAAGCCTCTTTGGCCAATAAGTCGCGCAGGTCGGAACTAATCTCCGAGACGCCGAGCAGCCCCGATTCGTGGTTCACCATCCGTTGAAAGCGAGACGAAGTCATCCGATCGGCACGCGCTAAATATCCGACGATCCCGGGATCAAGATCCCCGGAGCGGGTACCCATGACCAATCCCGCCGTCGGGGTGAAGCCCATGCTGGTATCGATGCTCTTGCCGCCACGCACGGCAGCCAAACTCGCCCCGCTGCCGAGGTGGGCGAGAATCACCCTTCCTTTCGCAACCTTGGGATCGAGGCGGTGAAGTTCCTCCATCAGGTAGGAATAAGAAAGGCCGTGGAACCCATAACGCTCAACGCCCTGGGCGGCAAAACGCCGGGGAATCGACAGCATCTTTGCAACGCGAGGCAAAGTGCGATGAAACGCGGTGTCGAAGCACGCCACCTGCGGCAGTTTGGGATACCTTCGTCGAAACGCCTCGATCAGTCCGATCTCGCACGGAAGATGGTCGGGATCATAAGGTATGATGGCCCGCAATTCCTTCAGCAACCCGGCCGTGATCCGTTCCGGTTCGGCGTGCTGCATGCCATGAACCACCCGATGCCCCACAGCGTGAAGCAAGGGGAAGCCGGGCTGCGCCTCAAGCCAATCGATGAGGAAATCGGTCGCGGCCTCATAATCGCCTTTGGCCAGCCGAAGCGAAGTCGGTTTTTTCCCATCCGTGGCAACCGTCAGGATCGTGCCGCTCACCCCGATGCGGTCGATTTTTCCCTCGATGCGTCGCCTCAGGGTTCCATCGGCCTCATACACCGAAAAGCGGATGCTCGAGGAACCTCCGTTGAGGGTAAGGATGCATGGCTCTTTTAGCTTCATGGGAGAGGGGGGAATAGAACCAATCCCCTGATTGTTCCGTTGAGCAGCATAGAATCCCCTCCCAACGAGACTATGGGGTCTTCACCCCATGGCGGTCCGCAAGTAGGGATCGCCGCCCTCGTTTCTACCAACTCAAGCCGCAGTCGGATTCGCCATCGTTCTCGGGTTCCGATGGGTGCTCGCCCTCCCGTGTTAGGGAAGGGCAACCCTTACGAATGAAGACCCATCGATCGAAAAATCAGTCTCCTCGAGCCCCACTTGCCCGGAAACCTTTTCCCCTTTAGGCTTACAACCCAATGCATTGGCTTGAGCATGCTAGCCGTCTCTGGCCGGTTTTGGCGATGGGGGCCGATCTCTTCGCCTCCATTCACGTCCTGCTGCACAAGCGAGATCCCCGTGGGACCGCTCTATGGCTTGGATTCATTTGGTTTTTGCCCCTGATCGGTCCACTTCTTTACCTGACGTTCGGAATCAATCGCATCCGCCGTCGTGCCCTTTCGCTAGGGGTACAGGAAACCTTTCAACGCCCAGTCTTCAACGGCTTCGGCGAGCCTGACATTACCGAAGAAAAACACCTCCGGCACCTAGCCTATGTGGTGAATCGCGTCGTCGCCAAACCTCTCACCTCGGGCAATAAGGTCGAACCGTTGACCAACGGAGATGAGGCCTTTCCCGCCATGCTTGCCGCCATCGAGATGGCAGAGCGGTCCATTTCCCTCTCCACCTACATTTTCGACAATGACGAAAGCGGAAGGAAATTCGTCACCGCCCTCGAGCGCGCCGTGCAGCGCGGCGTGCAGGTCCGCGTCCTCATCGACTCTGCGGGCCTCCGCTATTCATGGCCACCGATTACCCGTCGCTTGCGGCAGGCGAACATACCCCATGCCCGCTTCCTCCCCGCCTCCCTCCTCACCCCTTGGCGCGTTACCACCCTCAATCTGCGCAACCATAGAAAACTGCTCACCATCGACGGACGAATCGCCTTCACCGGCGGCATGAACATCCGCCACGGCAACATGCTTTTGGAAAAGCCCCAAAGTCCTGTTCAAGACCTCCACTTCCAAATCACCGGCCCAGTTGTCGCCCAGTTGCAGGCGTCATTCGTAAATGACTGGGCCTTCGCCGCCCATGAATTCCTCGACGGGGAGCCCTGGTTTCCCTCGCTCCAAGAAAGCGGCACGACCGTGGCCCGCGTTATTACGGACGGGCCGGACGGCGATTTCGACAACTTGCGTTTGACCCTGCTTGCGGCGCTCGCCGAAGCGCATTCCTCGGTTCAAATCGTAACCCCCTACTTTCTGCCCGACGCCACGTTGATTTCCGCCCTCAATCTGGCCGCGCTGCGCGGAGTCGACGTCGATATCGTCCTTCCGCAGAAAAGCAACCTCCCCTACGTCCAGTGGGCCTCGCGAGCCATGTGGGGCCAGGTTCTCGCACGAGGCTGCCGGATCTGGCTTACCCCTCCCCCGTTCGACCACTCCAAATTGATGATCGTCGATCGCCACTGGGTGCTACTTGGCTCGGCAAACTGGGATCCGCGCAGCCTACGCCTGAATTTCGAATTGAACGTCGAAGCCTACGGCCACGCATTCGCTCAGAAGATGGCGCAAGTCGTTGCGAAGAAAATGTCTGGCGCCGATCAAGTCACCCAGTCCGAACTTGAAGCGTGTCCGCTGCCCGTCCGCCTGCGCAACGCGGTGGCTCAATTATTTTCCCCCTATCTCTGAAACCACACCGGATCTTCCTTAATCAACGAAAATGCAGTGACTAGCGCGGAGGCGATGCGGGTTTCACCCCCCTTGCGCTTTGCGTGATGTGGACGAGGCTACAGCCATGAAACGACTGACTTTGGTCGGCGGAGCGGCACTCCTCCTCTCCCTGTTTTCCGGTTGCGCAGGAACCTATGTGGGCGTTGGCGACTACGGATATTATGACGAGCCCGCTTATTATCCCTACTATGGGACCTTTTACTTCGACGGTGGGCATTATCACGGCCATGGCCATGGAGGCGGGCACCGAGGCGGTCATGTAGGACATGGCAGTGGAGGCCACGGGCACCATTGAACGTGAGCCCCGGTTGCTCAATCGCCTGCCACCATTAAGTTTAAGTCAACGAATCTAAACCTCATCCATTCCAAATCATCCTTTATGAAAAATCTCCCCATCCTTGCATTGGTCGCCCTCTTTTCCGCCCTAGCCGTCGGAAGCGGTCTAGCTGACTCCCCCGCCGCCACGCCGGAAGAAGCAACCTGGCAGCAAAAAGCCCTCGATTACCGCCTGACCTACCTCACCGACAAGCTCTCCCTGACCACCGACCAGCAGGCCAAGATCAAGGTGATCATCCAGAAGGAGATCGACCGCGAGATCGTCCTCCATCACAAGACCAGGGAACAGCTCGCCAGAGTGCTGACGCCCGCGCAGCAGGCCACCTTGGAGAACCTCCATCACAGGAAGCTGAATCCCTGATACTGGCCTTTCTCCCGCACCTTCTCTGAAGCGTCTGGCACTGCGGATATCAGAGCTTCAGCATAGATTTACCTCTAGAATGAGCCTCCTACGTTACCATACTCGACCCCATTCATCTTCATCACGCAGCCCTTGAAGCGAGAGGACCTTTCTAAGGATTGGATCGCTGATGCAATCCGGCAAATGCGGCCTGAGAGGCAAACAATGGCTTAAAACGACCGATTCCTATCTTATGCGTAGGAAAGGAATGAATTTCACCCGTACTTGCTCGGGATGGAAGCATTTTCACCCACAGCCCGATTGCGAGTGAAAATGCTTCCTTTTGAAGAATTTTCTTCCGCTCGAAATGCAGAATTAGTTTATGATAAGATGTTTATCAAGATCCGATGAAATTATGAAAGGGTACTAAACTTCGCTCCGCGGACAGTAACCGACCAACGACTTTTTCTAAACCGAGCAACTTCGTTTTTCCTCTGCGCTTCTCGATTCGTTTTCGGACTCGAAAAGGAGGTAGTCGTCCCCTCCCCTCGACGATCATTTCGCGTCTGTCATGCGCCCACGGGTGTCTTCCGGCGATTTGCCATGCTCATGGCGCTTCCGAGACCGCTTCCCAGCGAAATCCGTCGATCACGACGTAGCCATTCGTCCCGGCGTTGTCGACTTCGACCGATCCGCCGGTTCCGGCGTCGAAGGCCCATGTGCCTAAGAGGGCCCATTTTCCGGAGGACTGCTCGTTGACGATTACCGTCTGGACGCCGCCCGCGTAGGTCACCTTCACGGGGACGTTGGTGGCGCGGTTCGCGTTCGCGGTCCAATTCATGTAGAGCCGGTAGCGGCCCGATGCGGGGATCGGCGGCGTAAAGACGGCCGACATCGCCCCCTTGTTCGCGTTGTTGTCGGTGAGGTACCCGGAATCGACGTAGCCGGAGATCGTGGAGCTGGGGAGCCAAAGGCCGGTCAGGGAGACCTGTGTCGCATTGGAGTCGTCGACCACGATCTGGGCCGGATCGAGGGCGATGAATTGAACCGCGTCGACGATGACGTAGCCGTTCGTCCCGGTGGTGCCGATGGTGACTGAGCCGGTCGTACCCGCGCTGAAGGTGTAGGTCCCCAGGGAAGTCCAGTCGCCCGGTTGCTGTTGGTTGAGGGTGAGCGTCACCGGACCGCTCGCGGTCGTGATGGTCACGGGGACGTTGGTGGCGCGGTTCGTGTCGGGGGGCCAGTTGAGGAGGACCTGGTAAGTTCCGGCGGTGGGCAAGGTCGGAGCGAAGGTGACGCTCTTCGTTCCCTTCCCCGTGTTTCCGTCGGAGAGATACCCGGTGCCGTAGTAACCGAAGGAGGTGCTGCTGGAAGTCCAGGTTCCGGTCTTCGTCACCCCGGAGGACGCCGCGTCGTCGAGGGTGACCGAAGCGGGGACGTCGAGGTTGTCGAAGGAGGCCGCGTTCACCGTTCCGGATGTGCCGCTGCCCACCGCGAGGCCGAGAAACCCGTCCGCATCGAATGCAAGGTCGTAGGAGCCGGCGAAGGTCCACGAGGTTCCGTCCGACGAGTAGGCCGCGGTGACGAGGGCTCCCGTTCGCCGCAGCATCAGCCAGCGCGGTGCCGAAACCAAGGCGACGACGTTCACCGGTACCGCCTGGTCGCCGGTCTCGGGACGCACCTGGAACGTCAGGCCGCCGTTGGAGAGATAGATCGCCGCGTAGCGGGCGTTCGCCGCCGCGCTCTCCCGGAGCATCACGCCCGCCTGGGCGGCACCGCCGGCGGTCATCGACGCCAGGCGAACCTGGAGCACCCCGTCGCCGGAAAGCGGATGGGAATCGTAGTTGAAGTTGTCCGAGGTCCCCCATGCGGCGTAGCCGGTACCCGAGCCGGAAACGATCACCTGGTTCGGCGACGTCGCCGCGACGCCTCCGGCCGCGCCGGTGGTGCCGATGTTGACATCAGTGTATCCGGGGGAGCTAAAGAGGTTTCGCAGGAGCGCGGCTGCGATCGGGAACTCGGTCGTGAAGCCGGGCTGCGGGCTGACCTGATGGTGGCCGTCGCCCGCCTGAACGTCGAAGTAGCAGTGGAAGTAGACATTATTCGCGGGGTCCTGGATCAGGTTATACATCTGCTGGATGAAGAAGGGATTATCGAGACCGCCGTGGGTGTCGGTCCGGACGCAGAGCCCCCATTCCGGAATGACGAACGGCTTGCCGTGGGCCACGGCAACGTTCTTCCACCAGGCAATGCCGTTGTTGGTCGTGCCGGAGAGATCGTTCCAGGCGTTTTGCCGACAGACCTGGATCTGGGCCGCGGTCGCCCCCGAAGGATAGGGGTAGGAGTTCGCCACCCACGACTGGTCGTAGGCGTCGACGCCGACGAAGTCGACGTAGGCATCGCCGGGATAGGCGGCGGTCAGCGCGTAGGAACTCCAACCGGTAGCGCCGTTCCAGGCGAACTTGAGGTTTGCAGCACCGGGCACCGCCTTCATCGTCGTCACGATTTGCTGCCAATACGCGGCGTAGGAGGTGGCGAGGACCGCGGTGTCGGCGTGCCAGGCGTACCAGCCGCCGTTGAATTCCCAGCCAAGGCGGATGATCGTGTTGTTCGCCAGGCCGTTGCGGACGAGGTTTTGCGCGAGGGCCTGGAAGTAGGCGTTGTAGGCTCCCGTCGCGCCTTGGGCCAGGGAGACCGGGCTCCCGGCGCCGGGGCCGGTCGTCGGCCCGCTGCCGCTCACAGGGCCGGGCAGCATGCCGACGGAGAGGATGTAATGACGGTCGGCGTTCTGCGCCACCCACTTTCCGGCGGGCTGAAGCATCCAGTCTGGCCCTTCGATATCGATCCAATTGTCGGTTGTCGTGAACTCTTCTCCCCATAGCTCGGAGCGGCCCAGCCAAGTCGAGGCGACATCGATTCGTTGGACGTTCGCCATCGAAGCGAAGCCCCACTCGTAGACACCCATAAACGGGGCGGCCTCGTTGTCGGAGGGCGGGACTGGCGTGGCGCGGACATCGGACGCCAGGGCGGCGCAGGCGAGGACGAAGGCCGAGACGGAGAGTCGGGCTTGGACGGAATAGTTCATGGGTCGATTTTTTGGGGGTTCGAGGCGAAGGCAGGGCCTCCTGAAGATCGAGGAGACGGCGGAGCGGCATCCCGGCAGGGCGTCGCAGGGGGCTGGAGTCACCCGGGATAGATGAAGGAGGTTTCCATTGCGTTAATTTACTCATTAAGCAAATCCACGCCATTCCGTACGCTTTCTGATTTCAGGCAAATGATGCCGAATTTCGGTCATGCCTCCGGTCCCCAGCAATGCCGGAGGCGAGCCCGGTCCAGGTTAATTTTGAAGGGTCGGGAGGATGACGTATTTTAGGGTATGTCCCCTTCCTCCCCTGCCCTGACAGAGCCGACTGACGTGGTGATCGTCGGGGCGGGGCCGACGGGGTTGATGGCGGCGGGGTTGCTTTTGCGGTGCGGGGTTCGGGTGCGGATTTTGGAGAAGAATGACGGGGCGGCCAGGGAGTCGAGGGCGTTTGCGATTCAGGCGCGCTCGATGGAGCTGTTTCTGAAGATGGGGCTGGCGGAACGGTTTCTCGATCGGGGGCTGATTGCGACGGGAGCCCAGATTTTCGTCGATGGGGAGGAAGCGGCGGAGCTCAATTTTGACGATATCGGGCGGGCCGATACCCCTTTTTCTTTTGTGTTGATAGTTCCGCAGTGGGAGATCGAGGAAATTCTGGGAGAGGATCTCCGCGCCCGGTGGGTGGAGGTCGAGTTTGGCCGGGAGGTGATCGGTTTCGAGGAGGCGGAGGGCCGGGTGACGACGCGGGTGAGGCAGCCGTCGGGGGAGGTGACGACGATCGAAAGCGCCTATCTGATCGGTGCCGACGGCGCGCATAGCCTGGTGAGGAAGCAACTGGGCCTGACGTTCGAGGGAGCCCCCTACCCTCAGGGCTTTTTCCTGGCCGATTGCAAGGTCGACTGGCCGCTCGATTACGACCATTTCAAGCTCTTCCTCCACGAACGGGAGTTCGCGGTCTATCTGCCGCTGAAGGGGCGGGATCGGTGCCGGATCATTTGCGTCCGTCCGCTTGCCGATCCGGGGACGGAGGCCTCGGCGGAGGGGAATACCTCGGAACCGCTGACGTTGGCCGAGGTGGAGGCGGCTTTTCGGAAGGCGACCGGCCTCGATGAGCGTCTCCGGTTGAGCGATCCGGGGTGGCTTTCCCGCTATCGCATCCATCATCGGGGGGTCGACCGGTACCGGAAGGGGCGGGCCTTCGTGGCGGGCGATGCGGCCCATATCCACAGCCCGGCGGGGGGCCAGGGAATGAATACGGGGCTGCAGGACGCGGCGAATCTGGCGTGGAAGATCGCCTTGGCGTTGAAGGGGCGCGGAGGCGCGGCGCTGCTCGATTCCTACCATGAGGAGCGGTGGCCGGTGGGGCAGCGGGTGCTGGAGCATACGGACCGGCTGTTCTCGACGATGACGACGCAGAGCGGCTGGAAGGCGACGCTCCGCAATCACCTGGTGCCGCTCCTGGCGGGGACGCTCTCGAAGAGCGGGACGATGCGGGGCAAGGCGTTCCACTTCCTCTCCCAGCTGGGGATCCGCTACGAGGGAGGTCCCCTCCTCCG from Verrucomicrobium sp. GAS474 encodes the following:
- a CDS encoding phosphoketolase family protein is translated as MNPPTLSPDLLRKIDAYWRAANYLSVGQIYLYDNPLLKRPLILPDVKRMLLGHWGTTPGQNFIYAHLNRVIKKYDLNMIYVSGPGHGGPAVVGNTYLEGTYSEVYPDISQDEEGLRRLFRQFSFPGGIPSHASPECPGSIHEGGELGYSLSHSFGAVFDNPDLVVACVVGDGEAETGPLATAWHSNKFLDPITDGAVLPILHLNGYKISNPTLLARITREELEQLFRGYGWTPYFVEGSEPGPMHEAMAATLDLAMEEIQRIQKDARLSKSFARPRWPMIILNSPKGWTGPKKVDGLQVEGTFRAHQVPLSDPATHPEHLKLLEEWLRSYRPEELFDLQGRLKPELEELAPQGERRMGSNPHANGGMLLRDLRMPDFRDYAVAVPHPGIPGIGDTHVLGPFLRDVANLNVEQRNFRVFGPDETLSNGLEALFETGKRQWDAAVVPGDEFLAPEGRVMEMLSEHQCEGWLEGYLLTGRHGLFNCYEAFIHIIDSMFNQHAKWLKITSHLPWRRKIASLNYLLASHVWRQDHNGFTHQDPGFIDHVINKKAEIVRVYLPPDANCLLSVIDHCLRSRHYVNVVIAGKHPAPQWLTMEAAVNHCTSGIGIWQWASNDQGLEPDVVMACCGDVPTLETLAAVSILREHLPELKIRVINVVDLMRLQPQSEHPHGLGEIDFDELFTKDKPIIFAFHAYPWLIHRLTYRRANHRNLHVRGYKEEGTITTPFDMTVLNDLDRFHLAMDAIDRLPQTGENGLCLKRHLKEKLAEHKQYIDKHGQDMPEIRNWKWEKSLS
- a CDS encoding acetate/propionate family kinase; amino-acid sequence: MKLKEPCILTLNGGSSSIRFSVYEADGTLRRRIEGKIDRIGVSGTILTVATDGKKPTSLRLAKGDYEAATDFLIDWLEAQPGFPLLHAVGHRVVHGMQHAEPERITAGLLKELRAIIPYDPDHLPCEIGLIEAFRRRYPKLPQVACFDTAFHRTLPRVAKMLSIPRRFAAQGVERYGFHGLSYSYLMEELHRLDPKVAKGRVILAHLGSGASLAAVRGGKSIDTSMGFTPTAGLVMGTRSGDLDPGIVGYLARADRMTSSRFQRMVNHESGLLGVSEISSDLRDLLAKEASDVRAAEAIALFCYQAKKWIGSFAAALGGVDALVFTGGIGENAPVIRERICDGLDFLGIELKPRRNATNAPLISKNKSCVQVRVIPTDEQIMIARSVACLLGLGSSRKD
- the cls gene encoding cardiolipin synthase codes for the protein MGADLFASIHVLLHKRDPRGTALWLGFIWFLPLIGPLLYLTFGINRIRRRALSLGVQETFQRPVFNGFGEPDITEEKHLRHLAYVVNRVVAKPLTSGNKVEPLTNGDEAFPAMLAAIEMAERSISLSTYIFDNDESGRKFVTALERAVQRGVQVRVLIDSAGLRYSWPPITRRLRQANIPHARFLPASLLTPWRVTTLNLRNHRKLLTIDGRIAFTGGMNIRHGNMLLEKPQSPVQDLHFQITGPVVAQLQASFVNDWAFAAHEFLDGEPWFPSLQESGTTVARVITDGPDGDFDNLRLTLLAALAEAHSSVQIVTPYFLPDATLISALNLAALRGVDVDIVLPQKSNLPYVQWASRAMWGQVLARGCRIWLTPPPFDHSKLMIVDRHWVLLGSANWDPRSLRLNFELNVEAYGHAFAQKMAQVVAKKMSGADQVTQSELEACPLPVRLRNAVAQLFSPYL
- a CDS encoding glycosyl hydrolase; the encoded protein is MNYSVQARLSVSAFVLACAALASDVRATPVPPSDNEAAPFMGVYEWGFASMANVQRIDVASTWLGRSELWGEEFTTTDNWIDIEGPDWMLQPAGKWVAQNADRHYILSVGMLPGPVSGSGPTTGPGAGSPVSLAQGATGAYNAYFQALAQNLVRNGLANNTIIRLGWEFNGGWYAWHADTAVLATSYAAYWQQIVTTMKAVPGAANLKFAWNGATGWSSYALTAAYPGDAYVDFVGVDAYDQSWVANSYPYPSGATAAQIQVCRQNAWNDLSGTTNNGIAWWKNVAVAHGKPFVIPEWGLCVRTDTHGGLDNPFFIQQMYNLIQDPANNVYFHCYFDVQAGDGHHQVSPQPGFTTEFPIAAALLRNLFSSPGYTDVNIGTTGAAGGVAATSPNQVIVSGSGTGYAAWGTSDNFNYDSHPLSGDGVLQVRLASMTAGGAAQAGVMLRESAAANARYAAIYLSNGGLTFQVRPETGDQAVPVNVVALVSAPRWLMLRRTGALVTAAYSSDGTSWTFAGSYDLAFDADGFLGLAVGSGTSGTVNAASFDNLDVPASVTLDDAASSGVTKTGTWTSSSTSFGYYGTGYLSDGNTGKGTKSVTFAPTLPTAGTYQVLLNWPPDTNRATNVPVTITTASGPVTLTLNQQQPGDWTSLGTYTFSAGTTGSVTIGTTGTNGYVIVDAVQFIALDPAQIVVDDSNATQVSLTGLWLPSSTISGYVDSGYLTDNNANKGAMSAVFTPPIPASGRYRLYMNWTANANRATNVPVKVTYAGGVQTVIVNEQSSGKWALLGTWAFDAGTGGSVEVDNAGTNGYVVIDGFRWEAVSEAP
- a CDS encoding FAD-dependent monooxygenase, coding for MSPSSPALTEPTDVVIVGAGPTGLMAAGLLLRCGVRVRILEKNDGAARESRAFAIQARSMELFLKMGLAERFLDRGLIATGAQIFVDGEEAAELNFDDIGRADTPFSFVLIVPQWEIEEILGEDLRARWVEVEFGREVIGFEEAEGRVTTRVRQPSGEVTTIESAYLIGADGAHSLVRKQLGLTFEGAPYPQGFFLADCKVDWPLDYDHFKLFLHEREFAVYLPLKGRDRCRIICVRPLADPGTEASAEGNTSEPLTLAEVEAAFRKATGLDERLRLSDPGWLSRYRIHHRGVDRYRKGRAFVAGDAAHIHSPAGGQGMNTGLQDAANLAWKIALALKGRGGAALLDSYHEERWPVGQRVLEHTDRLFSTMTTQSGWKATLRNHLVPLLAGTLSKSGTMRGKAFHFLSQLGIRYEGGPLLRDAASPAASKAWRKGLTPGHRAPNALVTRDKDIFGLTQGYAFDLLVLSEKSLDRVEIESVARELAALPLEIGLPLRTHLIAHSLLGRDPRLIRVESSQVFQAYGITPDQPHALYLIRPDGHIAFRADHFDFASLRSYLKGTL